Proteins co-encoded in one Xanthomonas campestris pv. badrii genomic window:
- a CDS encoding hydroxypyruvate isomerase family protein, protein MLPALAAATPREGTLKHSVARWTFPQQSIAQLCQTVKQLGFAAIDLVGPTDWPALKANGVYSSMCNGAEIGLDKGFAGRQFHDQLVERYTRHIDLVADAGYRNLICFSGNRNGMDPQDGMAHAEAGLKRILGHAEKRGVVLVMELLNSRVDHPDYLCDHSAWGVELCRRIGSEHFGLLYDIYHMQIMEGDIIATIGKHHACFKHYHTAGVPGRHEIGDAQELHYPAICRAIRATGFDGYLAQEFIPTAPDPVGSLREAIRLCDV, encoded by the coding sequence GTGCTGCCTGCGCTTGCCGCTGCCACGCCGCGCGAGGGCACGCTGAAGCATTCGGTGGCCCGGTGGACGTTTCCGCAGCAGTCGATCGCCCAGTTGTGCCAGACGGTGAAACAGCTTGGATTTGCCGCCATCGATCTGGTCGGCCCTACGGATTGGCCCGCATTGAAGGCCAACGGCGTGTACAGCTCGATGTGCAACGGCGCGGAGATCGGCCTGGACAAGGGCTTCGCCGGCCGCCAGTTCCACGACCAGTTGGTCGAGCGCTATACGCGGCATATCGATCTGGTGGCCGATGCAGGCTATCGCAACCTCATCTGTTTTTCCGGCAACCGGAATGGCATGGATCCGCAGGACGGCATGGCCCACGCCGAAGCCGGACTCAAGCGCATCCTCGGGCATGCCGAAAAGCGCGGCGTGGTGCTGGTGATGGAACTGCTGAATTCCAGGGTCGATCACCCCGACTATCTCTGTGACCACTCGGCATGGGGTGTGGAGCTGTGCCGGCGGATTGGCTCGGAGCATTTCGGCCTGCTGTACGACATCTACCACATGCAGATCATGGAGGGCGACATCATCGCCACCATCGGCAAGCATCACGCGTGCTTCAAGCATTACCACACTGCGGGCGTGCCTGGTCGGCACGAGATTGGAGACGCTCAGGAACTCCACTATCCCGCCATCTGTCGCGCGATCCGCGCTACCGGTTTCGACGGCTACCTGGCGCAGGAATTCATTCCTACCGCGCCCGATCCCGTCGGCTCGCTGCGCGAGGCGATCCGCCTGTGCGACGTCTGA
- a CDS encoding mechanosensitive ion channel family protein, whose translation MSALHLACAALAGFMLAQPVAAHTLQVAAAIATTNPAGSMPTATDSAPTAIDVADIPSLADADQRLAERANEANAGSVTPAVSFARQLAMIEVAVEDPFWRMTFAEMRTLPIARLESLSRHWRFQARLLTRWQSDLALATRHRASDAAGLASRRQAWVATATSGQELPTALQERVDEVVADLTQAEAGVSDPLARLIALGRRGNAVGARIESAQRRVAEAIAAYDTRLLRIDGPPLWQLKPVGVVSNASTGNTVRSGLEIESRFAGEYVKSDAMVGRRALQTLLCCSLPLLLWLAWHSRAPIRAGQVSRTEASVLSRPLSCWLLLLVIGVFAFQPDAPMLTHQLALVLAVVPVMRLLPISQRRLLGITPHVASALFLLLRLGFVFLSSPVAYRLYILLLTLLGLAAAGWLLRRARHHGHASHNGRLGRALRAALHVAGVMLGVALVANVFGNVSLAETLTGGVIDSAYFALLLAAGMTVLATWVQLLLKRPGVSRFRLAREHADPAVLVLLKLLTAASVAGWLVYALDRFRVLAPVNEALSALLDHSWALGDLRLSLGHVLLFALSVVLAFWLAKTVRLVLDGEVLSRMSLPHGVANSIASLSYYAVLLLGLIAALSAAGFRTSQLTFVLGALGVGVGLGLQNVVNNFVSGLVLIFERPFQPGDVVEVAGTTGRVRDIGMRATRLSTFDGASVVVPNGQMISQQLVNWTLFDRSRRLELRVSVAYGNAPKEIETLLIDVARATEGVASAPVPIVLFDGMGNVAMEFIVRAWTVEYDHAATTRSLLYARIYEALTTRGIGLAHAAAEIYPAPPRNAS comes from the coding sequence GTGTCTGCCCTCCACCTTGCATGTGCCGCATTGGCGGGCTTCATGCTGGCGCAGCCTGTCGCTGCGCACACATTGCAGGTCGCTGCTGCCATCGCTACCACCAACCCCGCCGGGTCCATGCCGACAGCGACCGACAGCGCACCGACTGCGATCGATGTCGCCGACATTCCATCGCTGGCTGACGCAGACCAGCGGCTGGCCGAGCGCGCCAACGAAGCGAATGCGGGATCGGTCACACCTGCCGTCTCCTTTGCCCGTCAGTTGGCAATGATCGAAGTTGCTGTCGAAGATCCGTTCTGGCGCATGACCTTTGCGGAAATGCGGACGCTGCCGATTGCGCGCCTGGAAAGCCTGTCACGCCACTGGCGCTTCCAGGCACGTCTACTGACACGCTGGCAATCGGATCTGGCCCTTGCCACCAGGCATCGGGCCAGCGACGCAGCAGGGTTGGCGTCCCGTCGCCAGGCCTGGGTGGCAACCGCGACATCCGGGCAGGAACTGCCCACTGCGCTGCAGGAACGGGTGGACGAAGTCGTGGCCGACCTGACCCAGGCCGAAGCAGGCGTCTCGGATCCGCTGGCCAGACTGATTGCGCTCGGCCGACGCGGCAATGCGGTGGGCGCGCGCATCGAAAGCGCGCAACGCCGCGTCGCGGAGGCGATCGCAGCGTACGACACGCGCCTGCTACGTATCGACGGGCCGCCCCTGTGGCAACTGAAGCCTGTCGGTGTCGTGTCCAACGCCAGTACGGGCAACACTGTTCGTAGCGGCCTGGAGATCGAATCACGCTTTGCCGGAGAGTATGTCAAGAGTGATGCCATGGTCGGCCGGCGCGCCTTGCAGACATTGCTGTGTTGTTCGCTACCGTTGTTGCTTTGGCTCGCTTGGCACAGCCGCGCACCGATCCGGGCTGGGCAGGTCAGCCGGACCGAGGCGAGCGTGCTCTCACGTCCGCTCTCCTGCTGGTTGCTGCTTCTGGTCATCGGCGTGTTTGCTTTCCAGCCCGATGCGCCGATGCTGACACATCAGCTGGCGCTGGTGCTTGCGGTCGTTCCGGTGATGCGGCTGCTGCCGATCTCGCAACGACGGCTACTCGGGATAACTCCTCACGTCGCCAGTGCCTTGTTCCTGCTGCTGCGGCTGGGTTTCGTATTCCTGTCCAGCCCGGTCGCTTATCGCCTCTACATACTTCTGCTGACATTGCTCGGCCTGGCTGCCGCAGGCTGGCTGCTGCGGCGTGCACGCCACCATGGTCACGCATCGCACAACGGACGCCTCGGCAGGGCACTACGTGCAGCGCTACATGTCGCCGGGGTAATGCTGGGAGTGGCGCTGGTGGCCAATGTATTCGGTAACGTGTCGCTGGCCGAGACATTGACCGGCGGCGTCATCGACAGCGCGTACTTTGCCCTGCTGCTCGCCGCCGGCATGACCGTCCTGGCAACCTGGGTCCAACTGCTGCTGAAGCGCCCCGGCGTTTCGCGCTTCCGGCTGGCACGCGAGCATGCGGACCCAGCCGTGCTGGTACTGCTCAAACTGCTGACGGCCGCTTCCGTCGCAGGCTGGCTCGTCTACGCACTGGACCGCTTCCGTGTGCTGGCTCCGGTCAACGAGGCGTTGTCGGCCCTGCTGGACCACAGCTGGGCGCTGGGGGATCTGCGCTTGAGCCTGGGCCATGTCCTGCTGTTCGCACTCAGCGTGGTGCTCGCCTTCTGGCTCGCCAAAACGGTACGTCTGGTGCTCGATGGCGAAGTGCTGTCGCGCATGTCATTGCCGCATGGCGTTGCCAACAGCATCGCTTCACTGAGCTATTACGCTGTACTGCTGCTCGGCTTGATCGCGGCGCTGTCGGCTGCCGGTTTCAGGACCAGCCAACTCACCTTCGTGCTCGGTGCATTGGGCGTTGGGGTCGGCCTGGGCCTGCAGAACGTGGTCAATAATTTCGTCTCTGGCCTCGTACTGATCTTCGAGCGCCCATTTCAACCTGGCGATGTGGTCGAGGTCGCAGGTACGACCGGCCGGGTACGTGACATCGGTATGCGTGCGACCCGGCTGTCCACCTTCGACGGTGCCAGTGTCGTGGTACCGAATGGTCAAATGATCTCCCAGCAACTGGTCAACTGGACGCTGTTCGATCGCAGCCGTCGGCTCGAATTGCGGGTCTCGGTGGCATACGGAAACGCGCCCAAGGAGATAGAAACCCTGCTGATCGACGTCGCACGCGCCACGGAGGGAGTAGCTTCCGCACCTGTACCAATCGTCCTGTTCGACGGCATGGGCAATGTGGCGATGGAGTTCATCGTGCGCGCCTGGACAGTGGAATACGATCATGCAGCGACTACCCGCAGCCTGCTGTACGCGCGCATCTACGAGGCGCTGACCACGCGCGGCATCGGTTTGGCGCATGCTGCAGCGGAGATCTATCCAGCCCCGCCCCGCAACGCATCCTGA
- a CDS encoding DUF3011 domain-containing protein → MKKCIAVGVATLATAISLAPASAAVQQFNATCPGGVEVHADQGGPVFINGRETRLKRFNEDYYEASDGQGLTLSINRTPDGGTQMSYTGPGNDNGVCSVQSSPHDVYPGDKHPSSQRYAEDALAATVTCASEDRTQHECAMDTRGEVIVSRQISHTRCVRGDNWDVNRHSIWVKDGCRAEFRNVSQGSGARNSGRQQAGGRRTDLASACNTRARADGEEVTRVAVNQDLTELIINYPDGRHGCLVHDDGTVQSLTRLGRQR, encoded by the coding sequence GTGAAAAAATGTATCGCTGTCGGTGTTGCCACGTTGGCCACTGCCATTTCGCTTGCGCCCGCCTCGGCGGCGGTCCAGCAGTTCAACGCAACCTGCCCCGGTGGCGTGGAGGTGCATGCGGACCAGGGCGGCCCGGTGTTCATCAACGGACGAGAAACACGCCTGAAGCGATTCAATGAGGATTACTACGAAGCGAGTGATGGACAGGGGCTGACGCTGTCGATCAACCGAACCCCTGATGGCGGCACCCAGATGTCCTATACCGGACCCGGCAATGACAACGGCGTGTGCTCGGTCCAGTCATCCCCGCACGATGTGTATCCAGGCGACAAGCACCCATCGTCCCAGCGCTATGCCGAAGATGCGTTGGCTGCCACCGTGACCTGCGCGTCGGAAGATCGCACGCAGCACGAATGCGCGATGGACACGCGCGGGGAAGTGATCGTCTCCCGACAGATCAGCCACACCCGTTGCGTGCGCGGCGACAACTGGGACGTGAACCGGCATTCCATCTGGGTCAAGGACGGTTGCCGCGCCGAGTTTCGTAATGTGTCTCAGGGCAGTGGAGCCAGGAATTCAGGGCGACAGCAGGCGGGGGGGCGCCGCACCGACCTGGCGAGTGCCTGCAACACGCGTGCACGCGCTGATGGAGAAGAGGTGACGAGAGTGGCGGTCAACCAGGACCTGACCGAACTCATCATCAACTATCCCGATGGCCGGCATGGCTGCCTGGTGCATGATGACGGCACCGTCCAGTCCCTGACGCGACTAGGACGCCAGCGATAG
- a CDS encoding CPBP family intramembrane glutamic endopeptidase — MDARADLTRSDFPFYNRQPIPISALQWLLILSALCTAFALLIMPWPSSDSIAGRWVHPLLFCLVPLGAMTLISGRAVAALFHRLRVRDGLWMIAIAALNLAVTVLVALAFSGQHRASSNPLFAQLGGADLSTRILAFGMMAPQLLGEELLTVLPLLALLQWFTARVRMRRSHAVLCAWLLSALPFALAHLPTYQWDLLQCLVIIGTARLVLSLAYLTTRNLWVSTGAHLLNDWALFGFALSYPVASMLGGLT; from the coding sequence ATGGACGCACGCGCCGACCTCACCCGATCCGATTTTCCTTTTTATAATCGGCAGCCGATCCCGATCTCGGCGCTGCAATGGCTGCTCATCCTGAGTGCGCTGTGCACTGCGTTCGCATTGCTGATCATGCCTTGGCCATCCAGCGACTCCATCGCGGGGCGCTGGGTGCACCCACTGCTTTTTTGCCTGGTGCCGTTGGGCGCAATGACATTGATCAGCGGACGTGCCGTGGCGGCCCTGTTTCACCGGCTGCGTGTTCGCGATGGTCTTTGGATGATCGCGATCGCCGCTCTGAACCTGGCCGTCACCGTCTTGGTGGCGCTCGCGTTTTCCGGGCAGCATCGCGCGTCCTCCAATCCCCTGTTTGCGCAGCTGGGCGGTGCCGATCTGTCGACGCGCATCCTCGCGTTCGGGATGATGGCACCGCAGCTGCTGGGCGAGGAGCTGCTGACCGTGCTGCCGTTGCTTGCGCTTCTGCAGTGGTTTACGGCCCGTGTGCGGATGCGCCGCAGCCATGCGGTCCTGTGCGCATGGCTGTTGTCGGCCCTGCCCTTCGCGCTCGCTCATCTGCCCACCTATCAGTGGGATCTGCTGCAGTGCCTGGTCATCATTGGCACCGCACGGCTGGTGCTTTCCCTGGCCTACCTGACGACACGTAATCTATGGGTCTCGACCGGCGCCCATCTGCTCAACGATTGGGCACTGTTCGGCTTCGCGCTCTCGTATCCAGTCGCCTCGATGCTGGGCGGACTGACATAG
- a CDS encoding single-stranded DNA-binding protein, giving the protein MARGINKVILVGNLGNDPDTKYTQSGMAITRVSLATTSVRKDRDGNNQERTEWHRVVFFGKLGEIAGEYLRKGSQVYVEGELRYDKYTGQDGVEKYSTDIVANEMQMLGGRGDGGGGGMGGDRPQRSQAPRQQGGGGGGQGGGYGGGGQDYAPRRQQPAQQQSAPPMDDFADDDIPF; this is encoded by the coding sequence ATGGCCCGCGGCATCAACAAAGTCATCCTCGTCGGCAACCTCGGCAACGATCCCGACACCAAGTACACCCAGTCCGGCATGGCGATCACCCGCGTGAGCCTGGCCACCACCAGCGTGCGCAAGGACCGCGACGGCAACAACCAGGAGCGCACCGAATGGCACCGCGTGGTGTTCTTCGGAAAGCTGGGCGAGATCGCCGGCGAATACCTGCGCAAGGGCTCGCAGGTCTACGTCGAAGGCGAGCTGCGCTACGACAAGTACACCGGTCAGGACGGTGTGGAGAAGTACAGCACCGATATCGTCGCCAACGAGATGCAGATGCTCGGTGGCCGTGGCGACGGCGGTGGTGGCGGCATGGGCGGCGACCGTCCGCAGCGCTCGCAGGCCCCGCGCCAGCAGGGCGGTGGTGGTGGCGGCCAGGGCGGCGGCTACGGTGGCGGTGGTCAGGACTATGCCCCGCGTCGTCAGCAGCCGGCGCAGCAGCAGTCGGCTCCGCCGATGGACGATTTTGCCGACGACGACATCCCTTTTTGA
- a CDS encoding polyprenyl synthetase family protein, with protein sequence MTIAEDLPTVLGLPQIQSLAAPDMAAVDALIRRRLASDVVLINQIADHIISAGGKRLRPMLVMLAGHAAGGSGPEHHQLAAIIEFIHTSTLLHDDVVDESDLRRGRSTANALWGNAPSVLVGDFLYSRSFQLMVELDRMEVMQILADTTNRIAEGEVLQLLHVHNPDTDEAAYLRVIERKTAVLFAAGTRLGALASGADAQVQQQLYDYGMQLGFAFQIADDVLDYAAEAEDLGKNLGDDLAEGKATLPLIHAIAHSDEATRQRLRAIVEQGNAAAMPDVLAAIHATGGLDYSRQRAAEYAAAAEQALATLPDSPAVAALRGLARYAVERTH encoded by the coding sequence ATGACCATCGCCGAAGACCTCCCCACCGTTCTGGGCCTGCCCCAGATCCAGTCCCTCGCCGCGCCCGACATGGCCGCGGTCGATGCGTTGATCCGTCGCCGCCTGGCGTCGGACGTCGTGCTGATCAACCAGATTGCCGATCACATCATCTCCGCCGGCGGCAAACGCCTGCGCCCGATGCTGGTGATGCTGGCAGGCCACGCGGCTGGCGGCTCCGGCCCGGAGCACCATCAGCTCGCGGCCATCATCGAATTCATCCACACCTCGACCCTGCTGCACGACGACGTGGTGGACGAGTCGGACCTGCGCCGCGGGCGCAGCACCGCCAACGCGCTGTGGGGCAACGCACCCAGCGTGCTGGTCGGCGATTTCCTGTATTCGCGCAGCTTCCAGTTGATGGTCGAGCTCGACCGCATGGAAGTCATGCAGATCCTGGCCGATACCACCAACCGCATCGCCGAAGGCGAAGTGCTGCAGCTGTTGCACGTGCACAACCCGGACACCGACGAAGCCGCCTACCTGCGGGTGATCGAGCGCAAGACGGCGGTACTGTTCGCCGCCGGGACCCGCCTGGGCGCGCTGGCATCGGGTGCGGATGCGCAGGTGCAGCAGCAGCTGTACGACTACGGCATGCAGCTGGGCTTTGCCTTCCAGATCGCCGACGACGTGCTGGATTACGCCGCCGAGGCCGAGGATCTGGGCAAGAACCTCGGCGACGATCTGGCCGAAGGCAAGGCCACGTTGCCGCTGATCCACGCCATAGCGCACTCGGACGAGGCCACCCGGCAGCGCCTGCGCGCCATCGTCGAACAGGGCAATGCGGCGGCGATGCCCGACGTCCTGGCCGCCATCCATGCCACCGGCGGATTGGACTACAGCCGCCAGCGCGCCGCCGAATACGCCGCCGCCGCCGAGCAGGCGCTGGCAACCCTACCCGACAGTCCGGCAGTGGCCGCACTGCGCGGCCTGGCACGTTACGCGGTGGAACGGACGCATTGA
- a CDS encoding dienelactone hydrolase family protein yields MHKQWSWSRVGLVGVVLAALACPAMAAMQARPLEWKVGKDSYSGVLVYDDAGDAKRPGLVMVPNWRGVNESAVEKAKQLAGDDYVVLVADVYGKGKRPANDSEAGQFAGALKKDPPTLRARALKAVEMLKAQAGKAPLDAARIGAVGFCFGGTTVLELVRAGAQLAGVVSLHGGIATPSPASAGSAKTPLLVLNGADDKSVTKADIAAFETEMNAAGADWQFVNFSGAVHCFAEADANSPPGCLYNPRAAKRAYRMLGDFFDERFAE; encoded by the coding sequence ATGCACAAGCAATGGTCGTGGAGCCGTGTGGGTCTGGTTGGTGTCGTCCTGGCAGCGCTGGCATGTCCGGCCATGGCGGCGATGCAGGCCAGGCCGCTGGAATGGAAGGTCGGCAAAGACAGCTACAGCGGCGTGCTGGTCTACGACGACGCCGGCGATGCCAAGCGCCCGGGCCTGGTGATGGTGCCCAACTGGCGCGGCGTCAACGAATCTGCCGTAGAGAAAGCCAAGCAGCTGGCCGGCGACGACTACGTGGTGCTGGTGGCCGACGTGTACGGCAAGGGCAAGCGCCCCGCCAACGACAGCGAGGCTGGGCAGTTTGCCGGCGCGTTGAAGAAAGACCCGCCGACGTTGCGCGCCCGTGCGCTGAAAGCCGTTGAGATGCTCAAGGCGCAGGCCGGCAAGGCGCCGCTGGATGCAGCGCGCATCGGTGCGGTGGGCTTTTGCTTTGGCGGCACCACGGTGCTGGAACTGGTACGCGCCGGCGCGCAGCTGGCCGGTGTGGTCAGCCTGCACGGCGGCATTGCCACGCCCAGCCCGGCCTCAGCCGGCTCGGCCAAGACACCGTTGCTGGTGCTCAACGGCGCCGACGACAAGAGCGTGACCAAGGCCGACATCGCCGCGTTCGAAACCGAAATGAATGCCGCCGGCGCGGATTGGCAGTTCGTCAACTTCAGCGGCGCGGTGCATTGTTTTGCCGAAGCCGATGCGAACAGCCCGCCGGGCTGCCTTTACAACCCGCGCGCCGCCAAGCGTGCCTACCGCATGTTGGGTGACTTCTTCGACGAGCGGTTTGCTGAGTAG
- the murD gene encoding UDP-N-acetylmuramoyl-L-alanine--D-glutamate ligase, with translation MRISQLEGRAVAVWGWGREGRAAYRALRTALPAQPLTVFCSAEEARELAALDDAALQVETDASAQALGRFEIVLKSPGISPYRAEALAAAAQGTQFIGGTALWFAEHAQADGHVPGAICVTGTKGKSTTTALLAHLLRSAGQRTALVGNIGQPLLEVLAPQPPPTYWAIELSSYQTGEVARSGARPQLALVLNLFPEHLDWHGDEARYVRDKLSLVTEGRPRIALLNAADPLLRGMQLPDSQVRWFNHPEGWHLRGDVVYRGEQAIFDTADVPLPGEHNRRNLCAVLAAVEALGLDAAALAPAASSFRPLPNRLQLLGSVDGISYVNDSISTTPHASLAALACFAQRRVALLVGGHDRGLDWQDFAAQMAQQAPLEIVTMGANGPRIHALLEPLADGGRFGLHAATDLEHAMQLARDALGEQGGVVLLSPGAPSFGAYSDYVARGRHFAQLAGFDPAAISAIPGLGVQ, from the coding sequence GTGCGAATTTCGCAGCTTGAGGGCAGGGCGGTTGCGGTGTGGGGATGGGGGCGCGAAGGACGCGCGGCGTATCGCGCGTTGCGCACCGCACTGCCTGCCCAGCCATTGACGGTGTTCTGCAGTGCCGAAGAGGCGCGCGAACTCGCGGCGCTGGACGATGCGGCATTGCAGGTAGAGACCGATGCCAGCGCGCAGGCGTTGGGCCGGTTCGAGATCGTGCTGAAGTCGCCCGGCATCAGCCCGTATCGCGCCGAGGCGCTGGCCGCGGCCGCGCAAGGCACGCAGTTCATCGGCGGCACCGCGCTGTGGTTCGCCGAGCACGCGCAGGCCGATGGGCACGTGCCTGGTGCCATCTGTGTCACCGGTACCAAGGGCAAGAGCACCACCACTGCGCTGTTGGCGCACCTGCTGCGCAGCGCCGGGCAGCGTACCGCGCTGGTCGGCAATATCGGCCAGCCCTTGCTGGAAGTGCTGGCACCGCAGCCGCCACCGACGTACTGGGCGATCGAGTTGTCCAGTTACCAGACCGGCGAGGTCGCGCGCAGTGGTGCGCGCCCGCAGTTGGCGCTGGTGCTGAACCTGTTTCCCGAACACCTGGACTGGCACGGCGATGAGGCGCGCTACGTGCGCGACAAGCTCTCGCTGGTGACCGAAGGCCGCCCGCGCATCGCCTTGCTCAACGCGGCCGATCCGCTGTTGCGCGGCATGCAGTTGCCCGATAGCCAGGTGCGCTGGTTCAATCATCCCGAGGGCTGGCATCTGCGCGGCGACGTGGTGTACCGCGGCGAACAGGCCATTTTCGATACCGCCGATGTGCCACTGCCCGGCGAACATAACCGCCGTAATCTGTGCGCGGTGCTGGCCGCAGTGGAGGCGCTGGGCCTGGATGCCGCGGCACTGGCGCCGGCGGCGTCGAGTTTCCGGCCCTTGCCCAACCGGCTGCAGTTGCTGGGCAGCGTGGACGGCATCAGCTACGTCAACGATTCCATCAGCACTACCCCCCATGCCTCGCTGGCTGCGCTGGCCTGCTTCGCGCAACGGCGCGTGGCCTTGCTGGTCGGTGGACATGACCGCGGGCTGGATTGGCAGGATTTCGCCGCGCAGATGGCGCAGCAGGCACCATTGGAAATTGTCACCATGGGGGCCAACGGCCCGCGTATCCATGCGCTGCTGGAACCACTGGCCGATGGGGGCCGCTTCGGCTTGCACGCCGCTACGGATCTGGAACATGCCATGCAGCTGGCACGCGACGCGCTGGGCGAGCAGGGCGGCGTGGTGCTGCTGTCGCCAGGTGCGCCCAGCTTCGGCGCGTACAGCGACTACGTGGCCCGCGGCCGGCATTTCGCCCAGTTGGCCGGGTTCGATCCGGCGGCGATCAGTGCGATTCCCGGGCTGGGCGTGCAGTAA
- the murL gene encoding UDP-N-acetyl-alpha-D-muramoyl-L-alanyl-L-glutamate epimerase, producing MSAFDKHQISTFRFVRCALDAQTGVATLVYAFDQGPELVETVAVPGAPFVLDSARAAAVQQAVQLLHLIAGVSYYKAAVPPTIAIDSYSIDADTAALVESVYLHGLGEFAYRNGLNLHGKINFPVAAQAAEQAPALGLREHALVAIGGGKDSLVSIEALRRAGVDQTVSWIGGSQLIRACAERTGLPVLNVGRVLAPELFELNRQGAWNGHIPVTAVNSAILVLSALLTGVDQVVFSNERSASYGSQIPGTGEVNHQWSKGWAFEQAFGEYVQRHVAADLRYYSLLRPLSELAVARQFAKTDHYDAHFSSCNRNFHIMGERPVHRWCGVCPKCHFVFLALAPFMPKTRLVGIFGRNLLDDAAQAGGYDALLEFQDHKPFECVGEGRESRAAMALLATRAEWKEDALVTRFIRQIQPQLDPQALQLEPLMAIDGEHRIPAALWERVRANFAA from the coding sequence ATGAGCGCTTTCGACAAACACCAGATCTCCACATTCCGTTTCGTGCGCTGCGCGCTCGACGCGCAGACCGGCGTGGCGACGCTGGTGTATGCCTTCGACCAGGGCCCGGAACTGGTGGAAACCGTCGCCGTGCCAGGCGCACCGTTCGTGTTGGACAGCGCCCGTGCCGCCGCCGTGCAACAGGCGGTGCAGCTGCTGCACCTGATCGCGGGCGTGAGCTACTACAAGGCCGCAGTGCCGCCGACCATCGCCATCGACAGCTACAGCATCGATGCCGACACCGCCGCGTTGGTGGAAAGCGTCTATCTGCATGGCCTGGGCGAGTTTGCCTACCGCAATGGCTTGAACCTGCACGGCAAGATCAACTTTCCGGTGGCTGCGCAGGCAGCTGAGCAAGCGCCTGCGTTGGGCTTGCGCGAGCATGCGTTGGTCGCCATCGGCGGGGGCAAGGATTCGCTGGTCAGCATCGAGGCCCTGCGCCGGGCCGGTGTCGATCAGACCGTGAGCTGGATCGGTGGCTCCCAGCTCATCCGTGCCTGCGCCGAGCGCACCGGCCTGCCGGTGCTCAATGTCGGCCGCGTCCTGGCGCCGGAGCTGTTCGAGCTCAATCGCCAGGGCGCCTGGAACGGGCATATTCCGGTGACTGCGGTGAATTCGGCCATCCTGGTGCTGTCGGCATTGCTGACCGGCGTGGACCAGGTGGTGTTTTCCAACGAGCGCTCGGCCAGCTACGGCAGCCAGATTCCGGGTACCGGCGAGGTCAATCACCAATGGTCCAAGGGCTGGGCCTTCGAACAGGCGTTCGGCGAGTACGTGCAGCGGCACGTGGCGGCCGATCTGCGCTACTACTCGTTGCTGCGACCGTTGTCCGAGCTGGCGGTGGCACGTCAGTTCGCCAAGACCGACCACTACGACGCGCATTTTTCCAGCTGCAACCGCAACTTCCACATCATGGGTGAACGCCCGGTACACCGCTGGTGCGGGGTGTGCCCGAAGTGCCACTTCGTCTTCCTGGCGCTGGCCCCCTTCATGCCGAAGACGCGACTGGTGGGAATCTTCGGGCGCAATCTGCTCGACGATGCCGCGCAGGCCGGCGGCTACGACGCATTGCTGGAATTCCAGGACCACAAGCCGTTCGAATGCGTGGGCGAGGGCCGCGAATCGCGCGCTGCGATGGCGTTGCTGGCAACGCGTGCGGAGTGGAAGGAAGACGCGCTGGTGACGCGTTTCATCCGGCAGATCCAGCCGCAACTGGATCCGCAGGCGCTGCAGCTGGAGCCGTTGATGGCCATCGATGGCGAGCACCGTATCCCGGCGGCGCTGTGGGAGCGCGTGCGTGCGAATTTCGCAGCTTGA